In one Arachis duranensis cultivar V14167 chromosome 9, aradu.V14167.gnm2.J7QH, whole genome shotgun sequence genomic region, the following are encoded:
- the LOC107465167 gene encoding histone-lysine N-methyltransferase ATXR2-like: MDVMSEALRACQKTSMRWIHHLKMRIRELINVVLAIPKIKFLFLGGCGEAYYCSTSGAEADWESSHSLLCTGERSDPAHREALLKFNKHANGMI; the protein is encoded by the exons ATGGATGTGATGTCGGAAGCTCTTCGAGCTTGTCAAAAAACTTCCATGAGATGGATTCATCATCTGAAGATGAGGATCAGGGAACTCATCAATGTGGTTCTGGCAATTCCAAAGATAAAATTCCTCTTCCTGGGCGGCTGTGGAGAAGCTTACTATTGCAG CACATCAGGTGCAGAGGCTGACTGGGAATCTTCGCATTCTTTACTCTGCACTGGCGAGAGGTCTGATCCCGCTCATAGGGAGGCACTTCTTAAATTCAATAAACATGCTAATG GGATGATATAG